The Branchiostoma floridae strain S238N-H82 chromosome 6, Bfl_VNyyK, whole genome shotgun sequence genomic interval AGGAGATACCTGCTCTTATTGAAACTCTTGGTGACAAGGTGAACTACTTCAAAGGGTCACTGGATGATCATAAGGAGCTTCTGAAAGGTTCTTTTTCCTTCCAATCTTCTGCTTGAAATAAAACCAGTGTTTTAAGGTGAATAGTTTAGTTAATTGTAATGTCATCCCACTTTATCTTATCTTACGTGTCCATTATCTTACGTGACTGACCGCATGTCATATACAAAACATGCAGAAGTGACTTACGCGACATCGTCGGTACTACAAGCCCAGAGCAGTAGCAGGGAGATTGTTGCCATAGACACGAGTTTTGACATTTCCTTTGGCGTCACCGATGAGGTGAAAGACCTGATAGACGTTGATTCCCCCGACATGTCACCGATAGAACAACTGGAGCAAAAGGAGAAAGAGCAAGAACGTCTTAAGTCGCGGGTAGATCCCTATTTCTTTTATTCTCGATCTGAACAGGcttaaaaatgaaatgtttctgtGAACATGAGACAATCAAGTGACTTTGTTATCTCCATGATAAATGGATCTTccgatttttgtatcttttctcCTGGACATGATCCGATCTTTATcttttatgtatacatgtacatgtaaaggtgAAGTGGGTgggtttggaccccctagcggcttgctttGGAACTTttcacctaatttgcataatcattgggGTATTCTATAATCTAGGTGTTTTTCATGATATGACATTACTACATGCAACATATGTATTACAGGTGGAATATGCATGGATGCTCATTATGTAAATTCTATTTTACTTTGTATAATTGATGCAACAAGTGTCATAATTTATCTAATTGGTAAGTGATAATTAACAACATTGTGACATATCTACGTTAGCTATACATAAAAGCATAGTTTATGTAGACCTGgatgttatttgcataattgaaatCTTtcgtggaggtatgaggtctacgaactcttgttttacaATCTAGATAAAGGGTGAAACCATGCAATTTCTGGACCTGTTGGAGACGGCAGCTGGCAAGCTGTTGGATGAAGCATTACCGAGAGGAGAGGGTGCACACATCAGGTCAGACGGCGTGTTCACGGCAGTCAGGAAGGGCATCCCTGATGTTGGGACCATTCCTATCGATCGGGATATCGGCACCATCGTGCTAACAAAGAAAGATGGCCTTCCTGAAGATGCCAGTATAACGGTAAATAATGGTCCCAAAACTGGACCGCTCTCTTTCCCAATCTATTTGCATTTATAATCCTGCTTTAAAGGTACAATTTCGATTGGCAAGTCCGCATAAAGGCTACGATGGACGAAATGTAACGAACCCCTTGACTCTCGCAGGTTGTGATGTTTGACGATGATCCTTTCGTGTGGAGTGAAGACAGTGCTGAAGTATCCTCACCTGTAGTCATGATGACAATCACCAAAGATACCGATGTCCATGGAGGCCAGTCCCTCAATGATGCAGCATCAAGCCTGCAGCCAAACATCACCGTTGGTCTGAGGTCTATGGTGCAGTTTGGGACCACGGATGACACAGAAAAGCAGCATCACGAGACCCTGCCGACATCATACAGGCAGAACCTCGATGACGCAAAGAAATCATTCCCCCTGACCAAGCCTTCCAGCCATGACACCAACATGACGTATCACGCCTTGTACACGGAGAAAGGAGGCCAGG includes:
- the LOC118418110 gene encoding uncharacterized protein LOC118418110 — translated: MSYTKHAEVTYATSSVLQAQSSSREIVAIDTSFDISFGVTDEVKDLIDVDSPDMSPIEQLEQKEKEQERLKSRIKGETMQFLDLLETAAGKLLDEALPRGEGAHIRSDGVFTAVRKGIPDVGTIPIDRDIGTIVLTKKDGLPEDASITVVMFDDDPFVWSEDSAEVSSPVVMMTITKDTDVHGGQSLNDAASSLQPNITVGLRSMVQFGTTDDTEKQHHETLPTSYRQNLDDAKKSFPLTKPSSHDTNMTYHALYTEKGGQVPFLRFSVDDVDTELQVYVRFHYFPTEEEYDYTTTVKAPEVTDYDGFEMPYGLVYSNFTFPFVPEVERYQTVVSDDC